Within the Rhinatrema bivittatum unplaced genomic scaffold, aRhiBiv1.1, whole genome shotgun sequence genome, the region TGATGTCATCATTGGCACCGCAGGAGGTTTTCCCCCGCCCCAGGCCCTTTAAGTAGCAGAGAGACAGGCGCGTGCGTGCGTCTAGGGGCGCTCACACGGCGGAGCGGCGTTCCCGGCGCGGCCCCGTCCTGCCGCGCCCGAGGCCTGAAGGTCGTCGCGGtggcttccctgctgcctgaAGCCCTTGGTGGGGCTCGGCCGACCGCGGCCCCTTACCCCACGCTCGGCCGAGCCCCACATTCTCTACCCGTCCTGGGGCTCCTCAGCGGCATCAGAGATTGGGGCGTGGGATCTCAGGAAGACTTTGATCCGTGGCATTTTTGCCTTTCCTGCACCTGTTCCGCTCCGGCTCTTCAACCCTATGGGGTTTTGCAGCAGGAGAGAGCGGTGGACTATGCCTCTTGGCCCTCGGCAATCAGACATCCGGCGCCTCGGCGGCTCGTTTATAGCCCACGAGACCCTGACTGCGGTGCAGCTCTACAACCTTGGGACAACCGTGCGCTTGTGGGGATCCTCCTCCTGGTTCTTATTTCAAAAGGGTGGCACATGATTTGGGCAGCGTGGATGCTGGTGTGCACGATGCGCTCGTCTGCATCAAACACGAAGGAGGTCGCGGGGGGGGGCTTATCGTGTCTGACGATGTCAGGGTTGCAAGGCAGAGACGCTGCGGTGGGAGGCATAAGCAGTAGGAGGTGATCGTACCACACTGCACGGGGGTCACCTGCAGTATTATTCAGTCCAGCTTTGCAGGCCGCGGCTCCAAAGGAATTTGCACAAGGTGGAGATAAGTCCGAAGGGCTCGGCGGTGGGACTGTGCTCCGCCCTGTGGAGATGGGACCTGGGTTTCATTGCCAAATTAAAGTTTTCTGTTGCCAGGGCCAGTTGCACTCACAGTTCCCTGCAGGAGGAGAGGACTTCCCGGTCTTCACGCAGCAGCGACATTGTTTTCCGAGGAGGCTAGCGACAAAGGTCCAGGTTCACAGGGATTTGTCCCATGTGGGACAAAAGCCTCGAACTGAACAGTTTCCTCTTCTCACCCAGGAAAATTAACTTCAGCCAGGCAGCGCCAAATAGGAGTGCTACCGAGAGGACTCACTGTGTCAGTGTGGGCAAGGGTCAGTGGCAAACGTGCCAGGTCTCTTCCATTCCCCATGCTGGTGTCCGGAGTTGGGCATTCGTATCGTCTGTATTCAGCTCCTGGTTCCATGTAAGCATGGTTACAATTCTGCTGCTCACGGCAAAACATCAGGTGCTTGTTTGCACAGCCTCCACGGAGCTCAACCACTGGCACGTCAACTTTAAGAGTGTCAGTTGGGTCACAAATTTACTTATTATGTCACAAACAAACAATAACTAAAGCagtgcctgatgacatcacagaacaGCTGCATCAATTCCCAGTGACATCACACAACAGCTGCAGCAATGGCTCAGTGACATCACAGAACAGCTGCAGCAATGCACAGTGACATCACAGAACAGTTGTGGCGATACCCAGTGACATCAGGGAACAGCTGCAGCAATGGCCAGTGACATCACACAACAGCTGCAGCAATGGCTCAGTGACATCACAGAACAGCTGCGGCAATGCCCAGTGACATCACACAACAGCTGTACCAATGGCCAGTGACATCACAGAACAGCTGCGGCAATGGCCAGTGACATCACACAACAGCTGCAGCAATGGCTCAGTGACATCACAGAACAGCTGCGGCAATGCCCAGTGACATCACACAACAGCTGTAGCAATGGCCAGTGATATCACAGAACAGCTGCGGCAATGCCCAGTGACATCACAGAACAGCTGCAGCAATTGCCAGTCACATCAGCTTCAAGAGCAACAAAGCCTGGTGATGTCACGGAGCCTGCTGTATCTCTTCTGGACTGAATGAACTGAATGTACCAAGCAAGCTTTAAAAATAACTTGAAGGATGTACCGTGCCAAAGGGTCCTGTTACTGTGGGGGGAAGTATTTGGAGAAATTATATGTGTGCATTTCTCGGGGTCTGGAATTTCTGTTGTCCATCACCACTCGGAGGAGGCCCCTGCCTTGGACCTGGGATGAACTGCAAGGGGCGCTCTTCAGGCTGCCCAGTGCATGGTCACTTGTTTGTGCATGGGCTGAGGGGCCGATACCAGATTTACAGctgcaaaaaaaatatacaatgcAGTGCTCCAGTGACCATGGACGTTCAGCTGCCTAAAGGTCCTGTTTAAATAAATACGGTTTTAGTGCTTCTTCACGGGCCTTTAGCGAAGTCATTGCCAGCGACGGACCCTGGTAGAGAATCCCAAACATCTGGTCCGGCACCTGAGAGAGCTCGACCCCCATCGCGATGGATCAGAACGCTAGGATCCGCAATGTTTGTATTAATCCGTGGCACCGAAGCAAGGAGACTAAGATTCTGCTCTTGAGATGATATTTGTAAACTATAATACTCGAACCAAAAGGCAGAGGGGGAATCCACTTGGAATGAACACTTCTGTCTTGCCTAGGCTGAGAGCACGTtgtggaaaaaaaaggatttgcatccacaaaaaagcaggggagtagcttgcttgttgcggcggttactactccaaaccaaataagcctgatacttcatttggaatgcatatccagcgcatctcactgcttcaactgcaggggggaatgaagaaaagaggatttatattcagtcaACTACcgacaaggactgaactacatagtctgggtaaaacaaataagcatgggtatagcttgcttgttatggcggttactaccccgaatcaagcctgatacttggaatacatatccagcacagctcactgcttcaacggcaaggggaatgaagaaaagaggatttatattcaaacaacgaacaaggactgaattgcacaggcagggtaaacaagagtgggagtagtttgcttattacggcagttactaccccaaaccaattagctggatacttcacttagatgcaactccagcactgctatctacatcgatggcgggggtggaagggaaatagaaccaaaaagttacttaaaagggacaagagtaacagaaaagtatgaaaaaaataagtgtgaagcttgctgggcagactggatgggccgtttggtcttcttctgccgtcatttctatgtttctatattgggACAGCCAGCGTGCAAGGGTCTTCGGGCAGGTGGTCGCGAGTCCTAATGCTTCCGGCCAAGTAGGCCAGATGGCTAGGAAGACCTGAATTTCATCGGCGTAGGTCTCGTGCGCCCCACCCAAGCCAGCAAGGAATCTCACAGAGGGGAGAAATCGATGTTAAAAAggggagtgtgtgtgcgtgtgtgtgtgtggggggggggggggatgcaaacAGTGCCGACACCCGAGGCATCCCTGAGCTGACGGCGTGCCGAAGCAATTCTGACTCGCTGGCTCCAATCCCACGGACAGGATGGCGCGCGGTTCCCCGTTATCCTGGCATCTCccgggccagagagagagagagagagagagatatggatCTCGTTAGCTCAGGGTATCAGGAGCGGGCCGCGACCAAGGCATAACTCCATTCCCCGGGTCAAATTCCCCGGGGCGGGAAAGAAGCAGGAGCCTCATCCTCTGGTCCGAAACATTTTCAGAACCGGAAGTGATATTATTGAGCCTCCTACGGGATTATCGTCCAAGAAATGGGTTTAATTGCTTTATTACCTCTGTTAGACCTGGCAGGGAAGAGGTTGCGCAATAATCCCCAAGTACAGAGGGGGGAGGGTCTGCATTGACCTtttcagcaggggggggggagaaaagcttGATTCGTGGGCAGGCAGTGAAAGGTTGGTGACTGCGGAGGCGCAGGGCACAGTCCCGTGTTTGTACGTGGGCTGAGGACAGCCTGTCCCCAGCTCTCTGTTAGACCCCACTCCTCCGTCTGTTCTGCAGGGCATCTCTCTCGCCTCCCTACCACAGCCAAAATGCAAGGGGAGCTTTCAagatttcagcttttattttaacgAGGCAAACGACCCTCGGACCTAGAAAAAGGGTCCCCCCAAATCTGAGAGCGTGGCAGGGGCCGGCAGCTGGGGGATATCATCCTCAGCGCTTTGGAGAGGAGTAAGAGAGTCGGTCCTGTGGCGGTGTTCTTATTACGGGTTCCCCTTCTTCGGTTTGATGGGCCCGGAGAAGCAAGGGGCAGCCATCATCAGGTGGGCACGGCAAGCAGGGAGAAACCAGCTGGGCTAgccctggttcccccccccccccttccctcccagacTGCACGCTCAGGCTGGCGCACGGGTTCACCCGTGCTCGGTCGCGCATTTTGCACGCTCGTCCGTAAATTTTAACCCCCGGCGTCCGTTTCCCCCCTAACCTGCGCACAGCcgcttctcctgggcacccgacgGCGAGGAGGCGCTAGGCATGCACAACCTCCGCTGGCGGCTCATTAGCCCTACTACACCACCCGCCCGGGAGTGGTGGACGGGCGTGCATtgggaaagcgggcactcaatcatgagccccccccccagcccccgccCCCGCACAGATATTGGGAACCACAAGTCCCAGCGTGCACCAGGGCTCCGGCTGCCATCCccttccccgggggggggggggggggcctcagcaGCGCTGTGACTGCCAGCAGGGCTCGGCCCGGGGTTACCTTAGGTGAAGGCAGAGCCTGAGTTGAACTCTGCTGGCAGCCGGAGGCAGACGGGGTCTGGAGGTGGGAGAGGCTGCCAGAGGAGGGCGGTGGGAGGGGAGAGCGCTGCTGACACAGTACAGTACAGGACGTGCCCGCCGCACAGGCAgtgctcgcacacacacacacacactcacacatatatacacagagagagacacacacacacatatatacacatagagagagagagacacacactcacacatatatacacagagagagacacacacacacatatatacacatagagagagagagacacacacacacatatatatacacatagagagagagagagagacacacacacactcacacacatatatacacagagagagagagagagagacacacactcacacacccggAGCTGCAACCTCGGACGCCCGGCTGCAAGGTAAGCGGCGCCGGTTCCCTGTGCATTGCACCCAGAGGAGATGCATCAGGCTGGCTGTGCGGGCAGTCAGGAGCCCCTCCTGCTGGGTTTCCTTCCAGGAATACACCGGCCCTGCTctggcagcctctctctctctgcgagGAGCCCGGCTGGAAGGCAGCAGAGATTCAAAATGCCGGGAGAGCAGGAGGCTGCAAATGTCAGCGCACGCCTTCCCCACTCTTTGTCTCTCTGGCTCTTTGTTccttctctcgctctctttcccTCTGTGCATTTCAGGCGGATCCGAGTGCACTTTTGCATTTGTCTGTAATctgatttctctcttctctggttTTTCACGTGAATTCTTAGCTGGCAGCAGAGAGTGAATGTGACACTCCATAGGCAGAGTAGTGAGAGGTACAAGAGGCAGCTTGTCAGTAAAGAAGCAGGGGTGAGGACCTGATACAGCCATAGGCTATGAGGTAACACTCTCACTCCAGGAAAGGTGGGAGACTCCATATAGATGGTACTTATATAGCCCTCTACTTAAACAcgtcaggagtgaggtgcattggcagagctgtgtgtgagggtctcagtactggaatagcagggggtgctgcagggtaggagtgaggtgcattggcagagctgtgtgtgagggtctcagtactggaatagcaggaggtgctgcaggacaggagtgaggtgcattggcagagctgtgtgtgagggtctcagtactggaatagcaggaggtgctgcagggcaggagtgaggtgcattggcagagctgtgtgtgagggtctcagtactggaatagcagggggtgctgcagggcaggagtgaggtgcattggcagagctgtgtgtgcgggtctcagtactggaatagcagggggtgctgcagggtaggagtgaggtgcattggcagagctgtgtgtgagggtctcagtactggaatagcagggggtgctgcagggtaggagtgaggtgcattggcagagctgtgtgtgagggtctcagtactggaatagcagggggtgctgcagggcaggagtgaggtgcattggcagagctgtgtgtgagggtctcagtactggaatagcaggaggtgctgcagggtaggagtgagatgcattggcagagctgtgtgtgtgtgagggtctcagtactggaatagcagggggtgctgcagggtaggagtgaggtgcattggcagagctgtgtgtgagggtctcagtactggaatagcagggggtgctgcagggcaggagtgaggtgcattggcagagctgtgtgtgagggtctcagtactggaatagcagggggtgctgcaggacaggagtgaggtgcattggcagagctgtgtgtgtgtgagggtctcagtactggaatagcagggggtgctgcagggtaggagtgaggtgcattggcagagctgtgtgtgagggtctgctaaatgttttgcacatacttttgaaaatgtgaaaGCATGTGCACGAGTTTGAACCCTTCTCCCGGGGACACCTCCCCTGAGACCGGGTAAAGTCCTGCACAGACGCGACAAACGCCCGTAAGGTTACTCACAGAACGGGCCGTGTCTGTTTTACCCGGGCAAAGGCCCTTTGCAAGCTGTAATGCGCGAGCCGGCGTGGAGCACTGCCGAACGGGGCTGCCCGGCGATTACGTTTGAGGTTTGGTGCCGCTGGCTGCTAAACCCCCCCATTCATCTTTCCTGCGCGTCACGACTGGGCATCCCCGTGGTGATGTCACCCAGCTCCTCGCGCCAGCCCTGGCTGCGGCGGCTCCCAGCCTGCGGAGAGAGAGGCGCGAGGTGCCAAGCCGGCATTGCAGGGGTCTCAGATTTAAAGCGACAGTCACCAGAGACGGGCCAAGTcactccccggggggggggggtgtttcccccCTTCCCGTCACGGAGGAGCCAGAAGTCCCGGCTCGGGTCCGGGGAGACCGGGACCCGGCTGGGCTGCCTCTGACGCCCCTGGAGCCTTTCCGGGGAACCCTTCCGCTCTAAGGGAGAGATCGCCGGTCTACACTTCCCCTTCCGGCCGGGGCTCGCAGTCGGACGCCGTGCGCGCGTAATATCGCCCGCGGCGGGAGGAAACGGACGCCGGTCCTTGAGCGCCCCTTGTCCCCTAGCCCAGGTGCAGCTTACCTCTCCCGGGCACCccaggctttcctggggggggggggagtggggggggataTAGTTCGTCTTTTTTTTAGGGGGAAATTGGAAACGCTGCTCAGTGTAGGCGGTGAGAGAGAGCCCGGGACCAGCGACCCTAGCGGCAACTGAAGGGGAGGTGGAGGTGGCAGGACGGGACGGGACAAGCCTGGCGAGGAGATGTTCCAGCCAACGTCCCGTTTCCTAGGACTGTGTGAAACAGCTTCTGTGTACAGAaagtccccctctctctctgctccctgcCTCACCTTATTTATTCATCTCTGGTTAGGTCTTTATTCTGCCTTTACTGCACAGCTCAGGGGGCATCATCACAATATTGTTTAGTATGTATTCCTTGGGTTTACAGCCCGCCTTTCCAAATACATAATTCACTCATTGTGGGTTGCAACATATTGGAGAAAGTCTGCTTCACTGCCTCAGGCTGTGGATTGTCAGGGATAGTGTGGCCCAGGCACCAGAGAGTCCCCGTCGCCGCCTCAGGCTGTGGATTGTCAGGCATAGTGTGACCCAGGTACAAAAGTTCTTGTCGCTGCCTCAGGCTGTGGATTTTCAGTTGATTTGACTTCTGCTTTTCTTCTTTGTCCTCAGCAGGTGAAGTGGTGATACAGAAGCTGGACGCCCAGCTCACCCTCTCCAGCGCAGCGTCCGGGACGGTATGAGCGCCCCCTTGCCCCCCGACGCCCTGCAGGAGATGCAGCAGGACTGCCCCGCACCTTTGCAGGCCCCCTACGACCTCTGCCCCCCGGCGGTGAGCTCCTTCACCGAGGAGGCCGTCTCCTTGCTGACCACCAACAGCATGCTGGCGCGCTCCCTGCTGGGGCAGAGCACGGCGAGCAAGCAGGAGGCGGCCAGCAGCCTGCGACGCAAGCGGGAGTTCATGCCGGAGGAGAAGAAGGACGACGGCTACTGGGACAAGAGGCGGAAGAACAACGAGGCGGCCAAGCGCTCCCGGGAGAAGCGCCGCGTCAACGACCTGGTCCTGGAGAACAGGGTCATCGCCCTGCTGGAGGAGAACGCCCGGCTGAAGGCCGAACTGCTGGCCCTCAGGTTCCGCTTCGGGCTGATCAAGGACCCGGCCGAGCCCCCGGCCCTCCCCCCCGCGGCCGCCGCCCCTTCCCCGCAGCGTTTCCCGGGGCCCCACCAGGCCGGGTTCCACGCCGGGAGCTTCCCGGCCTCGCCGGGGGACGGCGGGGACCtgccccttccccagcacccCTACGGCCGCCCCCTGGAGCCCGCCGGCTTCTCGGAGGACTCCGGCTTCTCCACCCCCGGCAGCTCCAGCGTGGGCAGCCCCGTCTTCTTCGAGGAGCGGGCCGGCGAGCAGGGGAAGTTCTCCCCCCGCCAGGAGGACCCCTGCTTCGAGGGGCCCCTCTGCCTGGGCATGGACGTGGACCGCGAGGCCGGCGGCGCGCTGCCCGGCGACGGCGCCCGCTGCCAGCGCTACGACTCCCCGGGGGCCGTGAGGAGCCTGCCCTGCAAGCTCCGCTTCAAGTTCTCCCCGGAGGCCGAGCAGGCGAGGGAGGGCCCGGCCCCCGCGGACAACTGCCCGGGAAGGGGCTGCTACGCCGGCGCGTCCCGCCCTCCCTCCCCGGGGGGGGAGCGGGGCGCCGGCGGCAGGGTGCTCTCTCCGGCCTGGAGGTCGCCGGAGGAGCGGAGGAGCCCCTGGCAGTTCCGCCCGGCGGAGGACGTTCCCAGGGCCTGCGCCCCGGCGAGCGCCCCCGCCCCGCAGGACACCGCCTACCAGTCGGAGAACGTGGCACTGAGGAACCAGCTGGCCACCCTCTCTGCCGAGGTGGCCCAGCTGAAGAGACTCTTCTCCGAACAGATTGTGATTAAAATGAACTGAGGGGGGCGGAAGCGCCACGGAGAACAATGTTGTCTGTCGTGTGTATAAAAAtaatgcgtatgtgtgtgtgtgtattatatatatatatatatatatatatgtacagccACAGTTTGTTGCCCATTTCTATAAGTGTATCTTTAGCTATTAAAATGTTTttctgagagagaaaggaaggcagCTTGGCTTTTATCGTCAGAGAACGAGCTGTGGGCCGTGCGTACAAAAAAAAAGCGGCACTCCAGGCCCgggcagggagtgtgtgtgtgtgtgtgtggcggggggggggggggggggggcggcgagaCGTGGATGTCAACCTGAGagtccccaccaaaaaaaaaaaaaaaaatttaaaggccGCGAAACGGCCGCCCTCCGCGGGACGCGCGCGTCGTGCGCGCAGACACCTGCAAGACCACGAAATTGTTGCGAGTCCctggaaccggggggggggggggggtgggggtcctgGAGTCTGCGGCACATCTGGAAACGATCGGAGGGCAGGACGCGATCCctggccctcccctcccccaccacgcAGGCTCGCTCGTGCCGCAGGGTCCGGGTTTCGCAGAAGGCAGACGCCTGGTCTGAGGGCAAAAAACCGAATGTCAGCCTTTCCTGGCTCGATTCAGCTGCcccagccacaaaaaaaaaaaaacggcatTTCATACCGGGTTAGACGTTACGTGAACGTGGGTAGGGTCAAAAACTTAGCGCCTGATTCACCGAGGACACGAAATGAGAGAAAAGactttaatgaatctggcccttagattgtgatctctctggggatagggaagcaCGGGCAGTACCTGAATGACACTCTGAAGTGgagcaaataaaattaaaaaaaaaccccacccaaaacGTTTGTGTGTGGGCACAGAGTGCCCTGGTGCTACAACTAAGCCACACCACCGAAAGTCCTGGGTCACTGCTGAGAAGGCCGTAGGTGCCTTGGAGGGGATTAACTTAAATTGCAGCAGGGCAGTGTGACGGGATTCCCTTGGGGAGGTTTGggatctagaaaaaaaaaaaaaatttaatatcgCCGCGGCCGTGATTGCGCCCCCACTCAGGCCAGGCTCAAAATGCACACAGCTCCTGCAAAGGCACCGCCGTCCTGTCCACACTCCATTCATGCCTACCTCAGTCACAGTCAAAGATATCAGAgggactgaaaataccagaggaaacTGGAAAAACGCAGAccgtgcaggggctgaaaataccagagacaCTGTGGCAAAATGCAGACAGCGCAGgcgctgaaaataccagagaggctgcggcaaaatgcagagagtgcaggagcTAAAAATACCAGAGAGAATGCAGCAAAATGCAGAgcgtgcaggggctgaaaataccagagacaccgtagcaaaatgcagagagcgcaggcgctgaaaataccagagaggctgaggcaaaatgcagagagcgcaggggctgaaaataccagagacaccgtggcaaaatgcagagagcgcaggcgctgaaaataccagagaggctgcggcaaaatgcagagagcgcaggggctgaaaataccagagagaCAGCGACAAAATGCAGAGAaaacaggggctggaaataccagagagactgtggcaaaatgcagagagcgcaggggctgaatgTGGATGGATATATATTACATTTGTAAAGGGGAGCTATAATCCTGGAAAAGGGAACACGGGGTGAGAGCGGGTGAATATATATTACATTTGGAAAGGGGAGCTATAATTCTGGAAAAGGGAACACGGGGTGAGAGCGGGTGAATATATATTACATTTGGAAAGAGAGCAATAATCTTGGAAAAGGGAACACGGGGTGAGAGCGGGTGAATATATATTACATTTGGAAAGGGGAGCTATAATCCTGGAAAAGGGAGCACGGGGTGAGAGCGGGTGAATATATATTACATTTGGAAAGGGAAGCTATAATCCTGGAAAAGGGAACACGGGGTGAGAGCGGGTGAATATATATTACATTTGGAAAGGGAAGCTATAATCCTGGAAAAGGGAGCACGGGGTGAGAGCGGGTGAATATATATTACATTTGGAAAGGGGAGCTATAATTCTGGAAAAGGGAACACGGGGTGAGAGCGGGTGAATATATATTACATTTGGAAAGAGAGCAATAATCTTGGAAAAGGGAACACGGGGTGAGAGCGGGTGGATATATATTACATTTGGAAAGGGGAGCTATAATCCTGGAAAAGGGAGCACGGGGTGAGAGCGGGTGAATATATATTACATTTGGAAAGGGAAGCTATAATCCTGGAAAAGGGAACAGGGGGTGAGAGCGGGTGAATATATATTACATTTGGAAAGAGAGCTATAATCCTGGAAAAGTGAACACGGGGTGAGAGCGGGTGAATATATATTACATTTGGAAAGGGAAGCTATAATCCTGGAAAAGGGAGCACGGGGTGAGAGCGGGTGAATATATATTACATTTGGAAAGGGAAGCTATAATCCTGGAAAAGGGAATACGGGGTGAGAGTGGGTGAATATATATTACATTTGGAAAGGGAAGCTATAATCCTGGAAAAGGGAACCCGGGGTGAGAGCGGGTGAATATATATTACATTTGGAAAGGGAAGCTATAATCCTGGAAAAGGGAGCACGGGGTGAGAGCGGGTGAATATATATTACATTTGGAAAGGGAAGCTATAATCCTGGAAAAGGGAGCACGGGGTGAGAGCGAGTGAATATATATTACATTTGGAAAGGGAAGCTATAATCCTGGAAAAGGGAGCACAGGGGTGAGAGCGGGTGAATATATATTACATTTGGAAAGGGAAGCTATAATCCTGGAAAAGGGAACCCGGGGTGAGAGCGGGTGAATATATATTACATTTGGAAAGGGAAGCTATAATCCTGGAAAAGGGAGCACGGGGTGAGAGCGGGTGAATATATATTACATTTGGAAAGGGAAGCTATAATCCTGGAAAAGGGAACACGGGGTGAGAGCGGGTGAATATATATTACATTTGGAAAGGGAGCTATAATCAGGCAGTGCCAGCAGGGGGCTCTGCTCACCCATTGGTTCTTTGCAAATATTGTGTGCCTCTATATTACACAGCTAGGTGCACCGGTATGCTCTATTATCCGGTGCTCCTGTTCTCTCCTGTTTCCTTTCCCATTCAGAAAGAGCTGTCCAGAGTGGCTTGTAACGCCTTCTTAtggttagtgcgctcactgtagctgggtttaaaaaaggtttggataagttcttggaggagaagtccattacctgctattaattaagttgacttagaaaataaccaccgctattactaagagcagtagcatgggatcttcttagtttttgggtacttaccaggttcttaaggcctggattggcctctgttggaaacaggatgctgggctcgatggaccctcgcTCTGACCCAAtaaggcatgttcttaggttctgaaGTCAAGCGAATAGCATTCAAAAATCACTATAAACAAGATATAAACATAAGATCAAGTAACGCGTTTACAACAACAAATGTCAAGAAGCAAATAACTCAGTGCAGAGAGCAAAAGTTCCAACATCCGAAACGCATCCTGACAATATTGCCCTCTCCTCTCATCCCCTTCTAAACAAGCCCTCTCAGTAgtctcctgagagagagagagagcttcgcCGCAATTATTCATTGCAGTTACTACAAAGATGGGGAGAGTTGTCAGTATAGTTGGCTGTCATGCCAGAACTCTCCTTGGCTCAGACCCAGGGAAGGTGtctggatgggagagagagagacagcaataaTCTCAGGGCCCTGACTGACCTAGTTTGGATGAGTATGTATAATTACAGGCTGCTGTTTGGCCCAGATGCAGGCAGGGAGGTTAATTCTTGGGCCTTCAATGACCTACTTTCAGACAGGAGGCTAAGAGTTTAATTTTAGGGATGATGTAGGTACAGGCTGGTGGATGGGGGTCCTGATGTAGGTACAGGCTGGTGGATGAGGGTCCTGATGTAGGTATAGCCTGGTTGATGGGGATCTCATTGATCCTGATGTAGGTACAGGCAGGTGGATGGGGATCTCATCGATCCTGATGTAGGTACAGGCTGGTTGATGAGGGTCCTGATGTAGGTACAGGCAGGTGGATGGGGGTCCTGATGTAGGTACAGGCTGGTGGATGGGGATCTCATCGATCTTGATGTAGGTACAGGCTGGTGGATGAGGGTCCTGATGTAGGTACAGGCAGGTGGATGGGTATCTCATCGATCCTGATGTAGGTACAGGCTAGTGGATGAGGGTCCTGATG harbors:
- the LOC115081637 gene encoding uncharacterized protein LOC115081637 is translated as MSAPLPPDALQEMQQDCPAPLQAPYDLCPPAVSSFTEEAVSLLTTNSMLARSLLGQSTASKQEAASSLRRKREFMPEEKKDDGYWDKRRKNNEAAKRSREKRRVNDLVLENRVIALLEENARLKAELLALRFRFGLIKDPAEPPALPPAAAAPSPQRFPGPHQAGFHAGSFPASPGDGGDLPLPQHPYGRPLEPAGFSEDSGFSTPGSSSVGSPVFFEERAGEQGKFSPRQEDPCFEGPLCLGMDVDREAGGALPGDGARCQRYDSPGAVRSLPCKLRFKFSPEAEQAREGPAPADNCPGRGCYAGASRPPSPGGERGAGGRVLSPAWRSPEERRSPWQFRPAEDVPRACAPASAPAPQDTAYQSENVALRNQLATLSAEVAQLKRLFSEQIVIKMN